One window of the Amycolatopsis mediterranei genome contains the following:
- a CDS encoding methylaspartate mutase → MSTGRSTSPWFGGFVADMHDAGQLVVQPRMGVSDPGAMRAGLLATRDAAATTVGTITLDSYTRTGAHAAARAALASGGDLNGYPILAHEPATTRAMLDGVAGPGFPVQVRHGSAVPDDIVRTLIGVGLHATEGGPISYCLPYGRVPVQTSVRNWVRSCERLAALRADGVEPHLESFGGCLLGMLCPPSLLVAVSVLEGLFFRQNGLRSISLSYAQQSNADQDREAILALRRLAAELMPDLDWHIVLYTYMGMYPRSSAGGTRLLREAAGLAVRTGAARLVVKTLAEAHRIPTVAENVRALEVAAAAARQCAPVTSGSVADSGIYREARELVGAVTGLSDDLGRALADAFRLGYLDVPYCLHPDNAGRSRSYLDQDGRLRWSQTGSMPVRAETRPVRGTEQTAAGLLASLSFVQRRFDDAGPDPGAVSTAAR, encoded by the coding sequence GTGAGCACCGGACGGTCGACGTCGCCGTGGTTCGGCGGCTTCGTCGCCGACATGCACGACGCCGGGCAGCTCGTCGTGCAGCCGCGCATGGGGGTCAGCGATCCGGGCGCGATGCGCGCCGGGCTGCTGGCCACCCGCGACGCCGCGGCGACCACGGTCGGCACGATCACCCTGGACAGCTACACCAGGACCGGTGCCCACGCCGCCGCCCGCGCGGCGCTCGCCTCGGGCGGGGACCTCAACGGCTATCCGATCCTGGCCCACGAACCGGCCACCACCCGCGCGATGCTCGACGGCGTGGCGGGCCCCGGCTTCCCGGTCCAGGTCCGGCACGGCTCCGCCGTCCCCGACGACATCGTGCGCACCCTGATCGGCGTCGGGCTGCACGCGACCGAAGGCGGGCCGATCTCCTACTGCCTGCCCTACGGCCGGGTGCCCGTGCAGACCTCGGTGCGCAACTGGGTGCGCAGCTGCGAACGGCTCGCCGCCCTCCGCGCCGACGGCGTCGAGCCGCACCTCGAGAGCTTCGGCGGCTGCCTGCTCGGCATGCTCTGCCCGCCGAGCCTGCTGGTCGCGGTCAGCGTGCTGGAGGGGCTGTTCTTCCGCCAGAACGGGCTGCGCAGCATCTCGCTCAGCTACGCCCAGCAGAGCAACGCCGACCAGGACCGCGAGGCGATCCTCGCGCTGCGCCGGCTGGCCGCCGAGCTGATGCCCGACCTCGACTGGCACATCGTGCTCTACACCTACATGGGCATGTACCCCCGCAGTTCGGCCGGTGGCACCCGATTGCTGCGGGAAGCCGCCGGGCTGGCGGTCCGGACGGGCGCGGCCCGGCTGGTGGTGAAGACGCTCGCCGAGGCACACCGGATTCCCACCGTCGCCGAGAACGTCCGGGCCCTGGAGGTCGCCGCGGCCGCCGCGCGACAGTGCGCGCCGGTCACGAGCGGGTCGGTGGCGGACAGCGGCATCTACCGCGAGGCGCGGGAACTGGTCGGCGCGGTGACCGGGTTGAGCGACGACCTCGGCCGCGCACTCGCCGACGCGTTCCGGCTCGGTTACCTCGACGTCCCGTACTGCCTGCACCCGGACAACGCCGGGCGCTCCCGCAGCTACCTGGACCAGGACGGGCGGCTGCGCTGGTCGCAGACCGGCTCGATGCCGGTGCGGGCGGAGACCCGGCCGGTGCGCGGCACCGAGCAGACCGCCGCCGGCCTGCTCGCCTCGCTGTCCTTCGTCCAACGCAGGTTCGACGACGCGGGACCGGATCCGGGCGCCGTCAGCACCGCCGCCCGCTAG